A section of the Pleuronectes platessa chromosome 7, fPlePla1.1, whole genome shotgun sequence genome encodes:
- the LOC128443985 gene encoding MOB kinase activator 2: MGGCHSYPSATEADGKTLQPSDISNDKQGINNNNLEERPYLQQEHVCQQITRTDMLVLTSLPPGVDKAEWLASNTVAFFKHINLFSSALSEFCTPTTCPTACGPGNMIFVWTDDHGRKLKCSAPLYFDYAMSYIQDLLTDEDVFPTKTGSAFPTGFIFLVQKVFLLLFRSLSHIYWSHYRETVALGLQAHLNTLFTHLTLFCQQHALLELEDTKPLQDLIAALRKQG; this comes from the exons ATGGGGGGTTGCCATAGTTACCCCTCGGCGACGGAGGCAGACGGCAAGACGCTCCAGCCTTCTGACATCAGCAATGACAAACA GggaattaataacaataatctgGAGGAGCGTCCGTATCTGCAGCAGGAGCATGTGTGCCAGCAGATCACACGCACGGACATGTTGGTCCTCACGTCTCTGCCGCCAGGCGTAGACAAGGCCGAGTGGCTCGCCAGCAATA CGGTGGCATTTTTCAAGCACATAAACCTGTTCTCCAGTGCGCTGTCCGAATTCTGCACGCCCACCACCTGCCCAACTGCGTGTGGACCTGGCAACAT GATTTTTGTCTGGACCGATGACCACGGCCGGAAGCTGAAGTGCTCGGCTCCGCTTTACTTTGACTATGCCATGTCTTACATTCAGGACCTCCTCACTGATGAAGATGTGTTCCCCACAAAAACAG GTTCAGCGTTTCCAACAGGTTTTATCTTTCTGGTCCAGAAGGTGTTTCTGCTGTTATTCAGGAGCCTGTCCCACATTTACTGGTCCCACTACAGAGAGACAGTTGCTCTGGGTCTGCAGGCGCACCTCAACACACTCTTCACACATCTCACGCTCTTCTGCCAGCAGCACGCGCTGCTCGAGCTGGAAGACACCAAGCCGCTGCAGGACCTCATCGCAGCGCTCAGAAAGCAAGGCTGA
- the adm2b gene encoding protein bassoon: protein MCALPPAWLWLLLGLLPLEIQARAVTLRSLSHRHRLGLSRSSKQPKSSPHPPAVPAVSDMAVTTDNHIPLGDSHVLWRALLHKEAQLHLSDQLLDQSNVLQEAPVRQHRSRGRRHANTGGGRGHSHLMRVGCVLGTCQVQNLSHRLYQLIGQSGREDSSPINPRSPHSYG, encoded by the exons ATGTGTGCCCTCCCGCCGGCTtggctgtggctgctgctcGGCCTCCTGCCTCTGGAGATCCAGGCCCGCGCTGTGACTCTGAGGAgcctctctcacagacacag GTTGGGTTTATCCAGAAGTTCTAAACAGCCAAAGTCTTCTCCTCACCCCCCCGCCGTGCCTGCTGTGTCTGATATGGCTGTTACCACAGACAACCACATCCCCCTAGGAGACAGTCATGTCCTCTGGAGAgccctgctgcacaaagaggCCCAGCTGCACTTGTCCGACCAATTGCTTGACCAGAGCAATGTGCTACAGGAAGCGCCAGTTCGTCAACACAGGTCAAGAGGTCGTCGTCATGCCAACACTGGTGGTGGGCGGGGCCACAGCCACCTGATGAGGGTGGGCTGCGTTCTGGGCACCTGTCAGGTTCAGAACCTCAGCCACCGTCTCTACCAGCTGATTGGACAGAGCGGGAGGGAAGACTCCTCCCCCATTAACCCTCGCAGTCCTCACAGTTACGGCTAA
- the LOC128443987 gene encoding inositol oxygenase, which produces MRVISIGPDPSLAYRPDLEKNENKVKEDYRNFETGSLIDRVFRTYKLMHTNQTLDFVKKKHYEWSGCSHSQMGIMDAVMSLDQVVDESDPDVDFPNSFHAFQTAEGIREAHPDKDWFHLVGLIHDVGKIMALWDEPQWAVVGDTFPVGCKYQNSVVFRDTTFLENPDDKDPRYNSEYGIYEPNCGLDKVLMSWGHDEYLYRVLKFNKCQIPEEGLYMIRFHSFYPWHTGGDYMHLCNDKDLSMMPWVQEFNKFDLYTKTTNMPDVDELKSYYQSLIDKYCPGILKW; this is translated from the exons ATGAGGGTCATTAGTATT GGTCCAGACCCATCCCTGGCATATCGGCCGGACTTGGagaagaatgaaaacaaagtgaaGGAAGACTACAGGAACTTTGAG ACTGGAAGCCTCATTGACCGAGTCTTCAGGACATATAAGTTGATGCACACCAACCAAACCCTGGACTTTGTAAAGAAAAAG CACTATGAGTGGAGCGGCTGCAGCCACAGTCAGATGGGGATAATGGACGCCGTCATGTCCCTGGACCAGGTGGTGGATGAGTCCGACCCTGACGTGGACTTCCCCAACTCCTTTCACGCCTTCCAGACCGCAGAAGGCATCCGCGAAGCCCACCCTGACAAAG ACTGGTTCCACTTGGTGGGTCTGATTCATGATGTCGGGAAGATCATGGCTCTTTGGGATGAACCTCAG TGGGCTGTAGTGGGCGACACCTTCCCAGTGGGATGCAAGTACCAAAACTCCGTTGTGTTCAGAGACACCACCTTCCTCGAAAACCCAGACGACAAAGATCCAAGATACAA ctcTGAATATGGGATCTATGAACCGAACTGCGGGCTGGACAAAGTCCTCATGTCCTGGGGCCATGATG AGTATCTCTACAGAGTTCTGAAGTTCAACAAGTGCCAGATCCCAGAGGAG gGACTGTACATGATCCGGTTCCACTCATTCTACCCCTGGCACACTGGCGGGGACTACATGCATCTCTGCAACGACAAAGACCTGAGTATGATGCCCTGGGTCCAAGAGTTCAA CAAATTTGACCTGTACACAAAGACCACCAACATGCCCGATGTTGACGAGCTGAAGAGCTACTACCAGTCTCTGATCGACAAGTACTGTCCTGGAATACTGAAGTGGTGA
- the lmf2a gene encoding lipase maturation factor 2a, with the protein MGEIVLPRRMFLWSMSLIYLAAFVSLYVQIPGLYGNDGLLPARWQLPYSGKTLNEQLLSSPTLLWLGPRLGLDTHTAMELLCLIGAALSLAAMLVEALRDSVVFFCLWALYLSMYQVGQVFLYFQWDNLLLETGFLCILVAPLTIIRGSRGVREHDRVTFWLTRWLLFRLMFASGVVKLTSRCPTWWGLTALTYHYETQCIPTPLAWFAHHLPVWWQKVSVVGTFVIEIAAPFLFFSPLRRLRLGSFYLQVLLQVLIVLSGNYNFFNLLTLALSLSLLDDQHVLFWLRRADTTDNNKSRLWAWLCYLVELAVWSLIVFGSIICFDLKMDTAKNAISSRTAITFHQFNQFLKTVTIPSIWIGVLSLTWEMITAMFRCACVSGFLKRFCGTVQWTVLAAAAAAMFTVSLVPYTYMERDSHARLWPGVRRTYELVDRYQLVNSYGLFRRMTGVGGRPEVVIEGSHDGITWMEIEFMYKPGNLSAPPAVVTPHQPRLDWQMWFAALGPHTQAPWFTSLMYRLLQGKRDVIELIQTDVSQYPFHQQPPAYVRAHRYRYWFTQPKADGSYPERWWRRVYDEEFYPTVHLGHTALESMLNQHGLKDKSPARPMSNRTVAKGVRWVRSQVRGVPAHILIWTLIACSTTLCLLQGLLKGNKETPLTHEAAATMNGHTGNSDDHKKEEKDEEEEHSEEEKDHVGDDEEGEEEEEEEEEKDEEDDKEKDEIVPKEKI; encoded by the exons ATGGGGGAAATAGTCCTACCGAGGCGCATGTTCCTCTGGAGCATGTCGCTCATCTATCTAGCCGCCTTTGTGTCCCTGTACGTGCAGATTCCAG gTCTGTATGGTAACGACGGGCTGTTGCCGGCTCGTTGGCAGCTGCCGTACAGCGGCAAGACCCTGAACGAGCAGCTGCTGTCCTCTCCCACTCTGCTGTGGCTCGGACCTCGGCTCGGCCTGGACACGCACACTGCCATGGAGCTGCTGTGTCTCATCGGGGCGGCGCTGAGCCTCGCCGCCATGCTGGTGGAGGCCCTGCGAGACAGCGTGGTTTTCTTCTGCCTCTGGGCCTTGTACCTGTCCATGTACCAG GTGGGCCAGGTGTTCCTCTACTTCCAGTG GGACAACCTGCTCCTGGAGACCGGGTTCCTCTGTATCCTCGTTGCTCCACTGACAATAATCAGAGGGTCACGAGGGGTCAGGGAGCACGATCGCGTGACCTTCTGGCTGACCCGCTGGCTTCTCTTCCGGCTCATGTTTGCCTCTGGTGTGGTTAAGCTCACATCACGCTGTCCCACGTGGTGGGGCCTGACAG CTTTGACCTATCACTATGAGACTCAGTGTATTCCCACTCCTCTGGCCTGGTTTGCTCACCATTTGCCCGTGTGGTGGCAGAAGgtcagcgtggtgggaacatttGTCATCGAGATCGCTGCACCTTTTTTGTTCTTCAGTCCTCTACGTCGGCTCAGACTCGGCTCTTTTTACTTGCAG gtgctgctgcaggtgcTCATCGTCTTGTCCGGAAACTACAACTTCTTCAACCTGCTGACGTTGGCGCTCAGCCTGTCACTGCTGGATGATCAGCATGTACTATTCTGGCTACGCAGGGCAGACACGACCGACAACAATA AGTCCAGACTGTGGGCGTGGCTGTGTTACCTGGTGGAACTGGCAGTTTGGTCCCTCATAGTCTTTGGATCAATTATTTGCTTTGACCTGAAGATGGATACGGCGAAGAATGCCATCTCCTCCAGGACAG CCATCACATTTCACCAGTTTAACCAGTTTCTGAAGACTGTCACAATCCCCTCTATCTGGATTGgggttctctctctcacctgggaAATGATAACAGCGATGTTCAG GTGTGCATGCGTCTCTGGTTTCCTGAAGAGGTTTTGTGGCACCGTTCAGTGGACCGtgctcgctgctgctgctgctgccatgttCACTGTCAGTCTG GTGCCCTACACCTATATGGAGCGTGATTCTCATGCCAGGTTGTGGCCAGGAGTGCGTCGGACCTATGAGCTTGTGGATCGCTACCAGCTGGTCAACTCGTACGGCCTCTTCAGAAGAATGACAGGTGTTGGCGGGCGGCCAGAAGTGGTCATCGAGGGAAGCCATGATGGAATCACGTGGATG GAGATTGAGTTCATGTATAAGCCCGGGAACCTAAGTGCACCCCCCGCAGTGGTTACGCCTCATCAGCCCAGGTTGGACTGGCAGATGTGGTTTGCTGCTCTTGGGCCTCACACTCAGGCTCCGTGGTTCACCAGCCTCATGTACAGACTGCTGCAGGGAAAGAGAGATG TGATCGAGTTGATTCAGACGGATGTGTCCCAGTATCCGTTCCACCAGCAGCCTCCTGCCTACGTCCGAGCTCATCGCTACAGATACTGGTTCACTCAACCCAAAGCTGATGG TTCTTACCCAGAGCGCTGGTGGAGGAGGGTCTATGATGAAGAATTCTATCCCACAGTGCACCTGGGCCACACGGCCCTGGAGAGCATGCTCAATCAGCACGGACTCAAG GACAAATCGCCAGCACGTCCCATGTCCAACAGGACCGTTGCCAAGGGGGTGAGGTGGGTGCGCTCTCAGGTCAGAGGAGTTCCTGCCCACATACTCATCTGGACCCTCATTGCCTGCAGCACcaccctctgtctcctccagggATTGCTTAAAGGGAACAAAGAGACTCCACTTACTCATGAGGCTGCTGCGACTATGAACGGTCATACAGGAAATTCAGATGATCataagaaggaggagaaagacgaagaagaagagcacagtgaagaagagaaggaccATGTTGGTGATGACgaagagggtgaggaagaagaagaagaagaggaggagaaggatgaggaggatgacaaagaaaaagatgagaTTGTCCCAAAGGAAAAAATTTGA